In Herbaspirillum sp. WKF16, one genomic interval encodes:
- a CDS encoding methyl-accepting chemotaxis protein encodes MRMNMPVTGVERLLVDGQAIVSKTDLKGNITYVNPYFIDISGFTEDELLGAPQNLIRHPDMPGEAFADMWTTIKGGTPWTGLVKNRSKNGDHYWVRANVTPIRENGQIVGYMSVRTRPERAAVDGAEKLYAAIRRGQARGIALHRGEVVRVGVAGWLGRLSRMQLGTRINLSMGAMLAIQLAVMFAGFATLHQWWISGLAAASGLISILLWMALRGALIAPLRQALDVTYAITGGDLSSRIETRRHDELGRLLGALRQMNVNLTAIIGDVRSNVETINVATREIASGNLDLSRRTEAQAANLEETASSMQQLASTVRQNAEHAVQANQLAGTASSVAMKGGDVVASSGVTMNEISDSSKKIVDIISLIDSIAFQTNILALNAAVEAARAGEQGRGFAVVASEVRSLAQRSAGAAKEIKHLIDDSVEKVTVGNRQVEDAGATMREIVESVRSVSGIMGEISEATLQQSAGINQVHEAITQMDAGTQQNAALVEQAAAAAASLEDQTTRLLQAISVFKFNRR; translated from the coding sequence ATGCGCATGAACATGCCGGTCACGGGCGTGGAACGCCTGCTGGTCGACGGCCAGGCGATCGTCTCGAAAACCGATCTCAAGGGCAACATCACCTACGTCAATCCCTACTTCATCGACATCAGCGGTTTCACCGAGGATGAGCTGCTGGGCGCGCCGCAGAACCTGATCCGCCATCCGGACATGCCGGGCGAAGCCTTCGCCGACATGTGGACCACCATCAAGGGCGGCACGCCCTGGACCGGACTGGTCAAGAACCGCAGCAAGAACGGCGACCACTACTGGGTGCGCGCCAACGTCACGCCGATCCGCGAGAACGGCCAGATCGTGGGCTACATGTCGGTGCGCACGCGCCCGGAGCGCGCGGCCGTGGATGGCGCCGAGAAGCTGTACGCCGCCATCCGCCGCGGCCAGGCCCGCGGCATCGCCCTGCATCGCGGCGAGGTGGTGCGCGTGGGCGTGGCCGGCTGGCTGGGCCGGCTCTCGCGCATGCAGCTGGGCACCCGCATCAACCTGTCGATGGGCGCCATGCTGGCGATCCAGCTGGCGGTGATGTTCGCCGGCTTCGCCACGCTGCACCAGTGGTGGATCAGCGGCCTGGCCGCGGCCTCGGGACTGATCTCGATCCTGCTGTGGATGGCCCTGCGCGGCGCCCTCATCGCGCCGCTGCGCCAGGCGCTCGACGTCACCTACGCCATCACCGGCGGCGACCTGTCCTCGCGCATCGAGACCCGGCGTCACGACGAGCTGGGCCGCCTCCTGGGCGCGCTGCGGCAGATGAACGTCAACCTCACCGCCATCATCGGCGACGTGCGTTCCAACGTGGAGACCATCAACGTCGCCACGCGCGAGATCGCCTCGGGCAACCTGGACCTCTCGCGCCGCACCGAGGCGCAGGCCGCCAACCTGGAGGAGACCGCCTCCAGCATGCAGCAGCTGGCCTCGACCGTGCGCCAGAACGCCGAGCACGCGGTGCAGGCCAACCAGCTGGCCGGCACCGCCTCGTCGGTGGCGATGAAGGGCGGCGACGTGGTGGCCAGCAGCGGCGTGACGATGAACGAGATCAGCGACTCCTCGAAGAAGATCGTCGACATCATCAGCCTGATCGACAGCATCGCCTTCCAGACCAACATCCTGGCCCTGAACGCCGCGGTGGAAGCGGCGCGCGCCGGCGAGCAGGGCCGCGGCTTTGCGGTGGTGGCCTCCGAGGTTCGTTCGCTGGCGCAGCGCTCGGCGGGCGCGGCCAAGGAGATCAAGCACCTGATCGACGACTCGGTGGAGAAGGTCACCGTCGGCAACCGCCAGGTCGAGGACGCCGGCGCCACCATGCGCGAGATCGTGGAATCGGTGCGCAGCGTCTCCGGCATCATGGGCGAGATCAGCGAAGCCACGCTGCAGCAGAGCGCCGGCATCAACCAGGTGCACGAGGCCATCACGCAGATGGATGCCGGCACCCAGCAGAACGCGGCGCTGGTGGAACAGGCCGCGGCCGCGGCGGCCAGCCTGGAAGACCAGACCACGCGGCTGCTGCAGGCGATCTCGGTGTTCAAGTTCAACCGCAGGTAA
- a CDS encoding BPSS1780 family membrane protein, whose amino-acid sequence MEKIPAKDGWLWVRQGFALFRKQPAEMSTLFLSYMFLMLALGIIPVLGQMLPLVLIPVFAMSFMQACRQVEKGERVYPNLLLAGFRDPARNTLLKLGLLYLLAATLAVAVSALADGGVFWKAMMGGGLSAEELEAGIGGMRIAMLISAALYVPAAMAFWYAAPLIMWQRMPLGKALFYSFFTVRRAGGAFLLYALIWIVIAVMVPTLISLAITLLTGSINAVIFVMLPISIILTVVIYCSFYPTYTAVFGKPSNGPDSPPPAGDRPL is encoded by the coding sequence ATGGAAAAAATTCCCGCAAAAGACGGCTGGCTCTGGGTAAGGCAAGGCTTCGCGCTGTTTCGCAAGCAACCCGCCGAGATGTCCACGCTGTTCCTGTCCTACATGTTCCTGATGCTGGCCCTGGGCATCATCCCGGTGCTCGGCCAGATGCTGCCGCTGGTGCTGATCCCGGTATTCGCCATGTCCTTCATGCAGGCCTGCCGCCAGGTCGAGAAGGGCGAGCGCGTGTACCCCAACCTGCTGCTGGCGGGCTTTCGCGATCCGGCGCGCAATACGCTGCTCAAGCTCGGCCTGCTCTACCTGCTGGCGGCCACGCTGGCGGTGGCGGTGTCGGCCCTGGCCGACGGCGGCGTGTTCTGGAAAGCCATGATGGGCGGCGGCCTGTCGGCCGAGGAACTGGAAGCCGGCATCGGCGGCATGCGCATCGCCATGCTGATCTCGGCCGCCCTGTACGTGCCGGCGGCGATGGCCTTCTGGTACGCCGCGCCGCTGATCATGTGGCAGCGCATGCCGCTGGGCAAGGCGCTGTTCTACAGCTTCTTCACGGTGCGCCGCGCCGGCGGCGCCTTCCTGCTGTACGCGCTGATCTGGATCGTGATCGCGGTCATGGTGCCCACGCTGATCAGCCTGGCCATCACGCTGCTGACAGGCAGCATCAACGCCGTCATCTTCGTCATGCTGCCAATCTCGATAATATTGACGGTGGTCATATACTGCTCCTTCTACCCGACATACACTGCGGTTTTCGGAAAGCCCTCGAACGGCCCCGACAGCCCGCCACCAGCAGGAGACAGGCCGCTCTGA
- a CDS encoding homoserine kinase: MAVFTQVSLEQLSDWIKQFPLGRATSIKGISSGIENSNFFIGTERGEYVLTLFEKLHIEQLPFYLELMRHLAQRGIPVPAPVANEQGAIANLLNDKPAAIVSKLEGESQLAPQAPHCAALGDMLARMHLAAKDFKIMQPNLRGLAWWLETTPTVLPFLPAPLGELLQSEVQYQKGFAATADYRALPRGPVHADLFRNNAMFVGERLSGIFDFYFAGCDTWLFDLAVTVNDWCVDLDTGALDLERSEAMLAAYRAVRPFSDAERTAWQPMLRAAALRFWLSRLYDFYMPREAEMLTPHDPTHFERILRLRINEAPPAL, from the coding sequence ATGGCAGTCTTTACTCAGGTCAGTCTGGAACAACTCTCCGACTGGATCAAACAATTCCCGCTCGGCCGCGCCACCTCGATCAAGGGCATCTCCTCCGGCATCGAGAACAGCAACTTCTTCATCGGCACCGAGCGCGGCGAGTACGTGCTGACCCTGTTCGAAAAACTGCACATCGAGCAGCTGCCCTTCTACCTGGAACTGATGCGCCACCTGGCGCAGCGCGGCATCCCGGTGCCGGCGCCGGTGGCCAATGAACAAGGCGCCATCGCCAACCTGCTCAACGACAAGCCGGCCGCCATCGTCAGCAAGCTCGAAGGCGAGTCGCAGCTGGCGCCGCAGGCGCCGCATTGCGCGGCGCTGGGCGACATGCTGGCGCGCATGCACCTGGCCGCCAAGGATTTCAAGATCATGCAGCCCAACCTGCGCGGCCTGGCCTGGTGGCTGGAGACCACGCCGACGGTGCTGCCCTTCCTGCCGGCGCCGCTGGGCGAGCTGCTGCAATCCGAGGTGCAATACCAGAAGGGGTTCGCCGCCACCGCCGACTACCGCGCGCTGCCGCGCGGCCCGGTGCACGCCGACCTGTTCCGCAACAATGCGATGTTCGTGGGAGAGCGCCTGTCGGGCATCTTCGACTTTTACTTCGCCGGCTGCGACACCTGGCTGTTCGACCTGGCCGTGACCGTCAACGACTGGTGCGTGGATCTGGATACCGGCGCGCTCGACCTCGAGCGCAGCGAAGCGATGCTGGCCGCCTACCGCGCCGTGCGCCCGTTCTCGGACGCCGAACGCACCGCCTGGCAGCCCATGCTGCGCGCCGCCGCGCTGCGCTTCTGGCTGTCGCGCCTGTACGATTTCTACATGCCGCGCGAAGCCGAGATGCTCACGCCGCACGACCCGACGCATTTCGAACGCATCCTGCGCCTGCGCATCAACGAGGCGCCGCCGGCGCTCTGA
- a CDS encoding LOG family protein: protein MEQRGKKVPRLREVGDVERATAKKARESWHVLTIMAEFIESTERLSELRPAVSIFGSARTKPDDPHYALCIDIARRLSDAGYAVISGGGPGIMEAANKGAFDGASPSVGLNIELPHEQHGNAWQDISLSFRHFFARKVAFVKYADAYVVLPGGFGTLDELTEALTLMQTGKSRLMPVILVGSQFWAGLLDWIKTRLVDDGMISHKDLNLLQVIDDPAEVVKAIQKFHAEKDQPADTPVEAERQSGMFL from the coding sequence ATGGAACAAAGAGGAAAGAAAGTACCGCGCTTGCGGGAAGTGGGCGACGTTGAGCGCGCGACGGCGAAGAAGGCGCGCGAGTCCTGGCACGTACTCACGATTATGGCAGAATTCATCGAATCGACCGAACGCCTGTCGGAGCTGCGCCCGGCCGTTTCGATCTTCGGTTCGGCCCGCACCAAACCCGACGATCCGCACTACGCGCTGTGCATCGACATCGCGCGCCGCCTGTCCGACGCCGGCTATGCGGTGATCTCCGGCGGCGGCCCCGGCATCATGGAGGCGGCCAACAAGGGCGCCTTCGACGGCGCCTCGCCTTCGGTCGGGCTCAACATCGAGCTCCCGCATGAGCAGCACGGCAATGCCTGGCAAGACATCTCGCTGTCGTTCCGTCACTTCTTCGCGCGCAAGGTCGCCTTCGTCAAGTATGCCGACGCCTACGTGGTGCTGCCGGGCGGCTTCGGCACGCTCGACGAGCTGACCGAGGCGCTGACCCTGATGCAGACCGGCAAGTCGCGCCTGATGCCGGTGATCCTGGTGGGCAGCCAGTTCTGGGCCGGCCTGCTGGACTGGATCAAGACGCGCCTGGTCGACGACGGCATGATCTCGCACAAGGACCTGAACCTGCTGCAGGTGATCGACGATCCGGCCGAAGTGGTCAAGGCTATCCAGAAATTCCACGCCGAGAAGGACCAGCCGGCCGACACCCCGGTCGAAGCCGAACGGCAAAGCGGCATGTTCCTCTGA
- the polA gene encoding DNA polymerase I, with protein MQKTLLLVDGSSYLYRAFHALPDMRNAEGAPTGALYGIINMLRRLRNDYPASYVACVFDAKGKTFRDDLYAEYKATRKSMPEDLALQVEPIHAAVRALGWPILMVEGIEADDVIGTLSVQATAAGLETIVSTGDKDMAQLVNEHVTLVNTMSNETLDIKGVTEKFGVPPERIVDYLSLIGDTVDNVPGVEKCGPKTAVKWLAAYGSLDGVMENAAKITGVVGDNLRRALDWLPQGRVLVTVKTDCDLSAHMSSILESLAMQEQDKAALKDIFTRYNFRTWLREISEEGAASTPLAAAGRAAPGERAQADAPAQGGLFAPAAPVDYEMVLTDEQLDKWIAAIGTAELTAVDTETTSLDAMRAELVGISLCCEPGRAAYIPVGHNYQDAPAQLAREHVLARLKPWLEDASRPKLGQHMKYDSHIFANYGVKVAGIRHDTLLESYVFESHRTHDMDSLAARHLDRKTISYAEVCGKGASQIGFNEVALDRATEYAAEDADVTLALHRAMWPQIEHDDKLRFIYEKIEVPTSVVLQKIERNGVLIDSARLEQQSHDLGRRMLEIEQQAYELAGQPFNLNSPKQLGEILFGKLELPVVKKTASGAPSTDEEVLQKLAEDYPLPKVLLDFRGLSKLKSTYTDKLPKMIDPATGRVHTNYAQAVAVTGRLASNDPNLQNIPVRTAEGRRIREAFIAPEGSVIVSADYSQIELRIMAHISEDENMLKAFADGEDIHRATAAEIFGIAPEKVESEQRRYAKVINFGLIYGMSAFGLAGNLGIERSAAQMYIDKYFQRFSGVKRYMDETRMQAKARGYVETVFGRRLWLPEINSPNGPRRQGAERAAINAPMQGTAADLIKLAMIAVQDWLESEKLGTRMIMQVHDELVLEVPQQELELVREKLPELMKNVAELKVPLLAEVGIGKNWEEAH; from the coding sequence ATGCAAAAAACCTTGTTGTTAGTTGATGGTTCCAGTTACCTGTATCGCGCGTTTCATGCCCTGCCCGATATGCGTAACGCGGAAGGTGCGCCAACCGGTGCGCTGTACGGCATCATCAATATGCTGCGCCGACTGCGTAACGATTATCCCGCAAGTTACGTCGCCTGTGTATTCGACGCCAAGGGCAAGACTTTTCGCGACGACCTCTACGCCGAATACAAGGCCACCCGCAAGTCGATGCCGGAAGATCTCGCGCTGCAGGTCGAGCCCATCCACGCCGCGGTGCGCGCGCTGGGCTGGCCGATCCTGATGGTCGAGGGCATCGAGGCCGACGACGTGATCGGCACGCTGTCGGTGCAGGCCACCGCCGCCGGCCTGGAGACCATCGTCTCCACCGGCGACAAGGACATGGCGCAACTGGTCAACGAGCACGTCACGCTGGTCAACACGATGAGCAACGAGACCTTGGACATCAAGGGCGTGACCGAAAAATTCGGGGTGCCGCCGGAGCGTATCGTGGACTACCTGAGCCTGATCGGCGACACCGTCGACAATGTGCCCGGCGTCGAAAAATGCGGACCCAAGACCGCGGTCAAGTGGCTTGCAGCCTACGGCTCGCTGGACGGCGTGATGGAAAACGCCGCCAAGATCACCGGCGTGGTCGGCGACAACCTGCGCCGTGCGTTGGACTGGCTGCCGCAGGGACGCGTTCTGGTGACCGTCAAGACCGACTGCGACCTGTCGGCGCACATGAGCTCCATCCTCGAATCGCTGGCCATGCAAGAGCAGGACAAGGCCGCGCTGAAGGACATTTTCACCCGCTACAACTTCCGCACCTGGCTGCGCGAGATCAGCGAAGAGGGCGCCGCCTCCACGCCGCTGGCCGCGGCCGGCCGCGCCGCGCCGGGCGAGCGCGCGCAGGCGGATGCGCCCGCGCAGGGCGGCCTGTTCGCGCCGGCGGCGCCGGTCGACTACGAGATGGTGCTGACCGACGAGCAGCTGGACAAATGGATCGCCGCCATCGGCACCGCCGAGCTGACCGCGGTCGATACCGAGACCACTTCGCTGGACGCGATGCGCGCCGAGCTGGTCGGCATCTCGCTGTGCTGCGAGCCGGGCCGCGCGGCCTACATCCCGGTCGGTCACAACTACCAGGACGCGCCGGCCCAGCTGGCGCGCGAACACGTGCTGGCCAGGCTCAAGCCCTGGCTGGAAGACGCCTCCCGGCCCAAGCTCGGCCAGCACATGAAATACGACAGCCACATCTTCGCCAACTACGGCGTGAAGGTGGCCGGCATCCGGCACGACACGCTGCTGGAGTCCTACGTGTTCGAGTCGCACCGCACGCACGACATGGACAGCCTGGCCGCGCGCCACCTCGACCGCAAGACCATCAGCTACGCCGAGGTCTGCGGCAAGGGCGCCTCGCAGATCGGCTTCAACGAAGTGGCGCTCGACCGCGCCACCGAATACGCCGCCGAGGATGCCGACGTCACCCTGGCGCTGCATCGCGCCATGTGGCCGCAGATCGAGCACGACGACAAGCTGCGCTTCATCTACGAGAAGATCGAGGTGCCGACCTCGGTGGTGCTGCAGAAGATCGAGCGCAACGGCGTGCTCATCGACAGCGCCCGCCTGGAGCAGCAGTCGCACGACCTCGGCCGGCGTATGCTGGAGATCGAGCAGCAGGCCTATGAACTGGCGGGCCAGCCGTTCAACCTGAATTCGCCCAAGCAGCTGGGCGAGATCCTGTTCGGCAAGCTGGAGCTGCCGGTGGTGAAGAAGACCGCCTCCGGCGCGCCTTCCACCGACGAGGAGGTGCTGCAGAAGCTGGCCGAGGACTATCCGCTGCCCAAGGTGCTGCTGGACTTCCGCGGCCTCTCCAAGCTGAAGTCGACCTACACCGACAAGCTGCCCAAGATGATCGACCCGGCCACCGGCCGCGTGCACACCAACTATGCGCAGGCGGTGGCCGTCACCGGCCGCCTGGCCTCCAACGATCCCAACCTGCAAAACATCCCGGTGCGCACCGCCGAAGGCCGCCGCATCCGCGAAGCCTTCATCGCCCCGGAGGGCAGCGTGATCGTCTCGGCCGACTATTCGCAGATCGAGCTGCGCATCATGGCGCACATCTCCGAAGACGAGAACATGTTGAAGGCCTTCGCCGACGGCGAGGACATCCACCGCGCCACCGCCGCCGAGATCTTCGGCATCGCGCCCGAGAAGGTCGAGTCCGAGCAGCGCCGCTACGCCAAGGTGATCAACTTCGGCCTGATCTACGGCATGAGCGCCTTCGGCCTGGCCGGCAACCTGGGCATCGAGCGCTCGGCCGCGCAGATGTACATCGACAAATACTTCCAGCGCTTCTCGGGCGTGAAGCGCTACATGGACGAGACGCGGATGCAGGCCAAGGCGCGCGGCTACGTCGAGACCGTGTTCGGCCGCCGCCTGTGGCTGCCCGAGATCAATTCGCCCAATGGCCCGCGCCGCCAGGGCGCCGAGCGCGCGGCGATCAATGCGCCGATGCAGGGCACCGCCGCCGATCTGATCAAACTGGCAATGATCGCCGTGCAAGACTGGCTGGAGTCGGAAAAGCTGGGCACGCGCATGATCATGCAGGTGCACGACGAGCTGGTGTTGGAAGTCCCGCAACAAGAACTGGAGCTGGTGCGTGAAAAGCTGCCGGAACTGATGAAAAATGTTGCGGAGCTGAAAGTTCCCTTGCTTGCGGAGGTAGGAATCGGTAAGAATTGGGAAGAGGCGCATTAA
- a CDS encoding methyl-accepting chemotaxis protein, whose protein sequence is MKSGMKVGARLGLGFAWVVLLMVMVTAFGIYNMHQVQARFTNVVEIKNPEGALVKDMMDTVAERSISLRNLMLPAAPEDVDIEAQYIDAQTLKYKMSAQKLQQLFAESEGTTDEEKAALPKIKAQADNAEKLITQAVEFGQRREAYELAQFLKDQYLPVQKTWQVELKSLAVLEDKLNKEAAAASAVAYAQARLLMLVTSAVGVITAILAAVWLTRHLLRKLGGEPDYAVKIAGQIAEGDLAVVINTRPGDRDSLLVAMKAMRDKLAAIVAEVRSGSETITTASSEIARGNLDLSSRTEQQAGALEETASSMEQLNSTVKQNAENAHQANDLALAASDVAVQGGSIVSQVVETMQSINASSQKVADIVSVIDGIAFQTNILALNAAVEAARAGEQGRGFAVVASEVRSLAQRSASAAKEIKILIGDSVGKVENGSKLVEQAGSTMTDIVTSIKRVTDVMTEITHANREQSSGIEQVNEAIIQIDDMTQQNAALVEQAAAAARSLQEQASGLQQLVSVFRLDASQALAAPAYAAQDERTIDVTPAAPGLPAGNVLAVQG, encoded by the coding sequence ATGAAGTCAGGGATGAAAGTGGGCGCGCGCCTGGGACTCGGGTTCGCATGGGTGGTGCTGCTGATGGTGATGGTGACCGCGTTCGGCATCTATAACATGCACCAGGTGCAGGCGCGTTTCACCAACGTGGTCGAGATCAAGAATCCCGAAGGCGCGCTGGTCAAGGACATGATGGATACGGTTGCCGAGCGCTCCATCTCGCTGCGCAACCTGATGCTGCCGGCGGCGCCCGAGGACGTGGATATCGAGGCGCAATACATCGACGCCCAGACGCTCAAGTACAAGATGTCGGCGCAGAAGCTGCAGCAGCTGTTCGCCGAATCGGAAGGCACCACCGACGAAGAGAAGGCGGCGCTGCCCAAGATCAAGGCGCAGGCCGACAATGCCGAGAAGCTGATCACCCAGGCGGTGGAATTCGGCCAGCGTCGCGAGGCCTATGAGCTGGCGCAATTCCTCAAGGACCAGTACCTGCCGGTGCAGAAGACCTGGCAGGTCGAGCTCAAGTCGCTGGCCGTGCTGGAAGACAAGCTCAACAAGGAAGCCGCCGCCGCCAGCGCCGTCGCCTATGCGCAGGCGCGGCTGCTGATGCTGGTCACCAGCGCGGTGGGCGTGATCACCGCGATCCTGGCCGCGGTCTGGCTCACGCGCCACCTGCTCAGGAAGCTGGGCGGCGAACCCGACTACGCGGTGAAGATCGCCGGCCAGATCGCCGAGGGCGACCTGGCCGTGGTCATCAACACCCGTCCCGGCGACCGCGACAGCCTGCTGGTGGCGATGAAGGCCATGCGCGACAAGCTGGCCGCCATCGTGGCCGAGGTGCGCAGCGGTTCCGAGACCATCACCACCGCCTCCTCCGAGATCGCGCGCGGCAACCTCGACCTGTCCTCGCGCACCGAGCAGCAGGCCGGCGCGCTGGAAGAGACCGCCTCCTCGATGGAACAGCTCAACTCCACCGTCAAGCAGAACGCCGAGAACGCCCACCAGGCCAACGACCTGGCGCTGGCCGCCTCCGACGTCGCGGTGCAGGGCGGCTCCATCGTCTCGCAGGTGGTGGAGACCATGCAGTCGATCAACGCCTCCTCGCAGAAGGTGGCCGACATCGTCAGCGTGATCGACGGCATCGCCTTCCAGACCAACATCCTGGCCTTGAACGCCGCGGTGGAAGCGGCGCGCGCCGGCGAGCAGGGCCGCGGCTTCGCCGTGGTGGCGTCGGAGGTGCGTTCGCTGGCGCAGCGCTCGGCCTCGGCCGCCAAGGAAATCAAGATCCTGATCGGCGACTCGGTGGGCAAGGTCGAGAACGGCAGCAAGCTGGTGGAGCAGGCCGGCAGCACCATGACCGACATCGTCACCAGCATCAAGCGCGTGACCGACGTGATGACCGAGATTACCCACGCCAACCGCGAGCAGAGCAGCGGCATCGAGCAGGTCAACGAAGCGATCATCCAGATCGACGACATGACCCAGCAGAACGCCGCGCTGGTGGAGCAGGCCGCCGCCGCCGCGCGTTCGCTGCAGGAGCAGGCCTCCGGCCTGCAGCAACTGGTCAGCGTGTTCCGGCTGGACGCGTCGCAGGCGCTGGCGGCGCCGGCCTATGCGGCGCAGGACGAGCGCACCATCGACGTCACGCCGGCCGCGCCCGGGCTGCCGGCCGGCAACGTGCTGGCGGTGCAGGGCTGA
- a CDS encoding dienelactone hydrolase family protein, whose product MNDFRKDLDSLLGQSALSAAPDRRTFLKTALGTGFAAAVLPVCAQTMIKTDTNGLTAGEVAITVNGQRVPAYRAQPEGKTNLPVIIVVSEIFGVHEHIADIARRFAKLGYLAIAPDFFVRQGNPMAYTSIAELQKEIISKVPDEQVMGDIDAYVKWAGENGGDTSRLGINGFCWGGRVVWLYSAHNPKVKAGAAWYGRIVGDKSALFPQNPIDVAPSLKVPVIGLYGGKDQGIPVATVEQMKEALQKAGNKSEFHVYPNSGHAFNADYRPSYVEADAKDAWVQVVAWFKGHGVI is encoded by the coding sequence ATGAACGACTTCCGCAAAGACCTCGACAGCCTGCTCGGCCAGTCCGCCCTGTCCGCCGCGCCGGACCGCCGCACCTTCCTCAAGACCGCGCTGGGCACGGGCTTTGCCGCCGCCGTGCTGCCGGTGTGCGCGCAGACCATGATCAAGACCGACACCAACGGCCTGACCGCCGGCGAGGTCGCCATCACCGTCAACGGCCAGCGCGTGCCGGCTTACCGCGCGCAACCCGAGGGCAAGACCAACCTGCCGGTGATCATCGTGGTCTCGGAGATCTTCGGCGTGCACGAGCACATCGCCGATATCGCGCGCCGTTTCGCCAAGCTGGGCTACCTGGCCATCGCGCCGGACTTCTTCGTGCGCCAGGGCAATCCGATGGCCTACACCTCGATTGCCGAGCTGCAGAAGGAGATCATCTCCAAGGTGCCCGACGAGCAAGTCATGGGCGACATCGACGCCTACGTGAAATGGGCCGGCGAGAACGGCGGCGACACCAGTCGCCTGGGCATCAACGGCTTCTGCTGGGGCGGCCGCGTGGTGTGGCTCTATAGCGCGCACAACCCCAAGGTCAAGGCCGGCGCCGCCTGGTACGGCCGCATCGTCGGCGACAAGAGCGCGCTGTTCCCGCAGAACCCGATCGATGTGGCGCCGTCGCTGAAGGTGCCGGTGATCGGCCTGTACGGCGGCAAAGACCAGGGCATCCCGGTGGCCACCGTGGAGCAGATGAAGGAAGCGCTGCAAAAGGCCGGCAACAAGTCGGAGTTCCACGTCTACCCCAATTCCGGCCACGCCTTCAACGCCGACTACCGCCCGAGCTATGTCGAGGCCGACGCCAAGGATGCCTGGGTGCAGGTGGTGGCGTGGTTCAAGGGCCATGGCGTGATCTGA
- a CDS encoding YqgE/AlgH family protein, with product MIKRRNSPFSLSAEDIDESADSFGAFDPFRIAQSRRKAAAAESGEDPAGDGAADEEDRPPLELDLTNHFLIAMPSMLDPIFGGTVVYLCEHNHNGALGVVINKPTDMSMDVLFDRINLKLDIKPDTPDAMPEVYRRPVMFGGPVQVERGFVLHSSSDKYSSTLQVTDEIALTTSKDVLEAVATGNGPQRVLVTLGCSGWSAGQLEGELGRNGWLTVKADPAIIFELPVEQRFTAALALLGIDPVMLSGDAGRA from the coding sequence ATGATCAAGAGACGTAATTCTCCCTTCAGCCTGTCAGCCGAGGATATCGACGAGTCCGCGGATTCCTTTGGCGCTTTCGATCCTTTCCGCATTGCCCAGTCCCGCCGCAAGGCGGCCGCCGCCGAATCCGGCGAAGACCCGGCCGGCGACGGCGCGGCCGACGAGGAAGACCGCCCGCCGCTGGAGCTGGACCTGACCAATCATTTCCTGATCGCCATGCCGTCCATGCTGGATCCGATCTTCGGCGGCACCGTGGTCTACCTGTGCGAACACAACCATAACGGCGCGCTCGGCGTGGTCATCAACAAGCCCACCGACATGAGCATGGACGTGCTGTTCGACCGCATCAACCTCAAGCTCGACATCAAGCCCGATACCCCCGACGCCATGCCCGAGGTCTACCGCCGCCCGGTGATGTTCGGCGGCCCGGTGCAGGTCGAGCGCGGCTTCGTGCTGCATTCGAGCTCCGACAAGTACTCCTCCACGCTGCAGGTGACCGACGAGATCGCCCTGACCACCTCCAAGGACGTGCTGGAGGCCGTGGCCACCGGCAACGGCCCGCAGCGCGTGCTGGTCACGCTGGGCTGCTCGGGCTGGAGCGCCGGCCAGCTGGAAGGCGAACTCGGCCGCAACGGCTGGCTGACGGTGAAGGCCGACCCGGCCATCATCTTCGAGCTGCCGGTGGAGCAACGATTCACCGCGGCGCTGGCCTTGCTGGGCATCGACCCGGTGATGCTGTCCGGCGACGCCGGCCGCGCCTGA
- the ruvX gene encoding Holliday junction resolvase RuvX yields the protein METVLAFDFGLKRIGVAVGNTGLRQAQPLAVIGEPTNDGKFAAVGRLIAEWQPKRCVVGLPLHPDGAEHEMSVRCRRFANQLHGRYGVEVTLVDERYSSAVIAQQRGEQIDDQAAAIILQQYFDDAHP from the coding sequence GTGGAAACCGTACTGGCCTTCGACTTCGGTTTGAAGCGCATCGGCGTGGCCGTAGGCAACACCGGCCTCAGGCAGGCGCAGCCGCTGGCGGTGATCGGCGAGCCCACCAACGACGGCAAGTTCGCCGCGGTGGGCCGGCTCATTGCCGAGTGGCAGCCCAAGCGCTGCGTGGTCGGCCTGCCGCTGCATCCTGACGGCGCCGAGCACGAGATGAGCGTGCGCTGCCGGCGCTTCGCCAACCAATTGCATGGCCGCTATGGCGTCGAGGTGACGCTGGTCGACGAGCGTTATTCGTCGGCCGTGATCGCGCAGCAGCGCGGCGAGCAGATCGACGACCAGGCGGCCGCCATCATTTTGCAGCAATACTTCGACGACGCACATCCATGA